A region from the Spea bombifrons isolate aSpeBom1 chromosome 7, aSpeBom1.2.pri, whole genome shotgun sequence genome encodes:
- the HSPD1 gene encoding 60 kDa heat shock protein, mitochondrial — translation MLRLPSILRQVRPVSRALAPHLTRGYAKDVKFGADARALMLQGVDLLADAVAVTMGPKGRTVIIEQSWGSPKVTKDGVTVAKAIDLKDKYKNIGAKLVQDVANNTNEEAGDGTTTATVLARSIAKEGFEKISKGANPVEIRRGVMLAVDAVIAELKKQSKPVTTPEEIAQVATISANGDQEIGRIISDAMKKVGRKGVITVKDGKTLHDELEIIEGMKFDRGYISPYFINTAKGQKCEFQDAYLLLSEKKISSVQSIVPALEIANAHRKPLVIIAEDVDGEALSTLVLNRLKVGLQVVAVKAPGFGDNRKNQLKDMAIASGGAVFGEEGLTLNIEDIQPHDFGKVGEVIVTKDDTMLLKGKGDKAQIEKRIQEIHDQLETTNSEYEKEKLNERLAKLSDGVAVLKVGGTSDVEVNEKKDRVTDALNATRAAVEEGIVVGGGCALLRCIPALDALTPTNEDQKIGTEIIRRSLKIPAMTIAKNAGVEGSLIVEKILQSPVEVGYDAMLGEFVNMIEKGIIDPTKVVRTALMDAAGVASLLTTAEAVVTEIPKEEKDPAMGGMGGMGGMGGMGGGMF, via the exons ATGTTGCGTCTACCAAGCATTCTGCGCCAGGTGAGACCGGTGTCCCGGGCATTGGCCCCTCATCTCACCCGCGGATATGCCAAAGATGTCAAATTTGGGGCTGATGCCAGAGCTCTTATGCTGCAAGGTGTTGACCTTCTTGCGGATGCAGTTGCTGTGACAATGGGACCAAAG GGCAGGACCGTTATCATTGAACAAAGCTGGGGAAGTCCTAAAGTAACTAAAGATGGCGTCACAGTTGCAAAAGCAATTGATCTAAAagacaaatacaaaaacattggcGCTAAACTAGTGCAAGATGTAGCTAACAACACAAATGAAGAAGCAGGAGATGGAACCACAACAGCAACTGTTCTTGCAAGATCAATTGCAAAGGAGGGCTTTGAAAAGATCAGCAAAGGAGCAAATCCAGTAGAAATAAGAAGGG GTGTAATGTTGGCAGTGGATGCAGTAATTGCTGAGTTAAAGAAACAATCTAAGCCCGTAACAACACCAGAAGAAATTGCTCAG GTTGCTACTATCTCTGCAAATGGGGACCAAGAAATTGGCAGAATTATTTCTGATGCAATGAAAAAAGTTGGTCGTAAAGGAGTAATAACTGTTAAG GATGGCAAAACCCTGCATGATGAGCTGGAGATAATTGAAGGAATGAAATTTGACAGGGGATACATTTCTCCATACTTTATAAACACTGCTAAAG GCCAGAAGTGTGAATTCCAGGATGCTTACCTCCTGCTTAGTGAAAAGAAGATTTCAAGTGTTCAGTCTATTGTGCCTGCCCTCGAAATTGCAAATGCTCACCGTAAACCTTTAGTTATAATAGCTGAAGATGTTGATGGCGAAGCTTTAAGCACGCTGGTTCTAAATAG gCTAAAGGTTGGTCTTCAAGTAGTTGCTGTGAAGGCTCCAGGTTTTGGTGACAACCGAAAAAACCAATTGAAGGATATGGCCATTGCATCTGGTGGAGCA GTGTTTGGAGAAGAGGGATTAACTCTGAATATTGAAGATATTCAGCCTCATGACTTTGGTAAAGTAGGAGAGGTTATCGTGACTAAAGATGACACTATGTTGTTGAAAGGCAAAGGTGACAAAGCACAGATTGAAAAGCGTATTCAAGAAATTCACGATCAGTTGGAAACCACAAACAGCGAATATGAGAAGGAGAAGTTAAATGAGAGACTGGCCAAGCTTTCTGATGGTGTTGCTGTATTAAAG GTCGGTGGCACAAGTGACGTTGAAGTCAATGAGAAGAAAGACAGAGTAACAGATGCTCTAAATGCAACTCGTGCTGCAGTAGAAGAAGGCATTGTTGTGGGTGGTGGCTGCGCGTTGCTTCGTTGCATCCCAGCTTTGGATGCTCTCACTCCAACTAATGAAGATCAGAAAATTG gaactGAAATTATAAGGAGGTCCTTGAAGATTCCCGCAATGACCATTGCAAAGAATGCAGGAGTAGAAGGCTCCTTGATTGTAGAAAAAATTCTTCAGAGTCCTGTTGAAGTTGGATATGATGCCATGCTTGGTGAATTTGTAAATATGATTGAGAAAGGCATTATTGACCCTACAAAA gtTGTCAGGACTGCTTTAATGGATGCAGCAGGTGTGGCTTCACTCTTGACAACTGCAGAAGCAGTTGTGACAGAAATTCCAAAAGAAGAGAAGGATCCTGCAATGGGTGGTATGGGAGGTATGGGTGGCATGGGAGGTATGGGAGGAGGAATGTTCTAA
- the LOC128502415 gene encoding 10 kDa heat shock protein, mitochondrial isoform X2: protein MAGQAFKKFLPLFDRVLVERFAVETVTKGGIMLPEKSQNKVLQATVVAVGGGSKGKLGEVEPVSVKVGDKILLPEYGGTKVVLDDKDYFLFRDGDILGKYVE from the exons ATG GCTGGACAAGCTTTTAAGAAGTTTCTGCCATTATTCGACCGCGTTCTTGTTGAGCGATTTGCTGTAGAAACTGTCACTAAAGGAGGAATTATGCTTCCAGAGAAATCACAGAACAAAGTGCTTCAAGCTACAGTGGTCGCTGTTGGAGGTGGATCCAAAGGAAAg CTTGGAGAAGTTGAGCCTGTCAGTGTAAAAGTCGGTGACAAAATCTTACTACCAGAGTATGGAGGCACCAAGGTTGTTCTAGATGATAAG GATTACTTCTTATTCAGAGATGGAGATATCTTGGGCAAATATGTAGAATAA